From a single Sediminibacterium sp. KACHI17 genomic region:
- a CDS encoding PfkB family carbohydrate kinase, with protein sequence MYDICCIGHLTHDKIVTPHHTVHMAGGTSFYFSHAIKKMPVRYHLVTSLAKTDIAFAEDLIQAGIDTTVLSSEHTVYFENIYPDQSDHREQKVLFTADPFQFADIAALQSSIFHLGPLLAEDMSAELIQALAAKSRVSLDVQGYLRKVIDQEVVATSWSQAKQVLPYISILKANETEAEKLTGLSDHYGAAKYLADTGVKEVIITLGSKGSLIYAEGNFYEVPAIQPSAVVDATGCGDTYMAGYLYKRFQKASYYEAGIFGAAMASVKIAASGPFNGTETAITDLLNS encoded by the coding sequence ATGTACGATATCTGTTGCATAGGTCACCTCACACATGATAAGATCGTAACGCCTCATCATACGGTTCATATGGCGGGAGGTACTTCTTTTTATTTTTCGCATGCCATCAAAAAAATGCCTGTTCGCTATCATTTGGTAACATCTCTAGCAAAAACTGATATTGCATTTGCAGAGGATCTGATACAAGCAGGAATTGATACAACAGTTTTATCAAGTGAGCATACAGTATACTTTGAAAATATCTATCCTGATCAAAGTGATCATCGAGAACAAAAAGTATTGTTTACTGCCGATCCGTTTCAGTTTGCAGATATTGCAGCTCTTCAATCTTCAATATTTCATCTCGGACCATTGCTAGCAGAAGATATGTCCGCAGAACTGATACAAGCTCTTGCAGCAAAGAGTAGGGTCTCATTAGACGTTCAAGGCTACCTACGTAAAGTGATAGATCAGGAAGTGGTGGCTACAAGCTGGAGCCAGGCAAAGCAAGTACTACCCTATATCAGCATTTTAAAAGCCAATGAAACAGAAGCTGAAAAATTAACAGGCCTATCTGATCATTATGGAGCGGCAAAATATTTAGCAGATACAGGTGTTAAAGAAGTGATCATCACTTTAGGAAGTAAAGGGTCACTGATTTACGCAGAAGGAAATTTTTATGAAGTTCCTGCAATACAACCAAGCGCTGTGGTGGATGCAACAGGTTGTGGTGATACTTATATGGCGGGGTATTTGTACAAACGGTTTCAAAAAGCGAGCTATTATGAAGCAGGGATCTTTGGTGCAGCAATGGCATCTGTGAAAATAGCTGCTTCAGGTCCGTTTAATGGAACGGAAACAGCTATAACCGATTTACTGAACTCATGA
- a CDS encoding HAD family phosphatase, translating into MNVVKNILFDLGGIFLNIDYQKTEQAFVDLGVKEFNQFFSQQFSNTLFESLETGKITPVDFYDAFRKETKTSLSDEAIENAWNAMLLDFPKERLQWLEEIGQRYPIYLFSNTNIIHYQCFIDKFEKQFPQSSFNDYFRKAYYSHELGMRKPYPDSYRKIMELENLDPAETLFIDDTPKNIEGAQQAGLQTILLNNGRTVLDLGF; encoded by the coding sequence ATGAATGTAGTTAAGAATATCTTGTTTGATCTCGGAGGAATTTTTTTAAATATCGATTATCAAAAAACGGAACAAGCTTTTGTTGATCTGGGCGTCAAAGAGTTCAATCAATTTTTTAGCCAACAATTTTCAAATACTTTGTTTGAATCTTTAGAAACGGGCAAGATCACGCCGGTTGATTTTTATGATGCATTCAGAAAGGAAACAAAGACGAGCTTATCTGATGAAGCTATTGAGAATGCATGGAATGCGATGTTGTTGGATTTTCCGAAAGAGCGTTTACAATGGTTGGAAGAGATTGGGCAACGATATCCAATATACCTGTTTTCAAATACTAATATTATTCATTATCAGTGCTTTATAGATAAATTTGAAAAGCAATTCCCACAGTCGTCTTTCAACGATTATTTCAGGAAAGCCTATTATTCTCATGAATTAGGGATGCGAAAACCTTACCCGGACTCGTATAGAAAGATCATGGAATTGGAAAATCTAGACCCCGCGGAGACATTATTTATAGACGATACTCCAAAAAACATCGAAGGGGCACAACAAGCCGGCTTACAAACCATTCTATTAAATAATGGTAGAACAGTGCTGGATTTGGGGTTTTAG